From Daucus carota subsp. sativus chromosome 6, DH1 v3.0, whole genome shotgun sequence, the proteins below share one genomic window:
- the LOC108224238 gene encoding squamosa promoter-binding protein 1: MENHQRIIKQEEDMEEGHEFSGNDKKKIRSGNNGARKIGNTGSNVSGGGSGSPPMRCCQAERCSADLNDAKQYHKRHKVCEYHAKAQVVVVAGVGQRFCQQCSRFHELSEFDETKRSCRRRLAGHNERRRKSSSDSQGEGGGSSSRKGSTAAGGSKDLCGKVQISSMQENATTFKHFQIR; the protein is encoded by the exons ATGGAGAATCATCAGCGGATAATCAAGCAGGAGGAAGACATGGAGGAAGGGCATGAATTTTCCGGAAATGACAAGAAGAAGATCAGAAGTGGCAATAATGGTGCAAGAAAAATAGGAAACACTGGGAGTAATGTGAGCGGTGGGGGCTCGGGGAGTCCTCCGATGAGGTGCTGCCAGGCAGAGCGGTGCAGTGCGGATTTGAACGATGCGAAGCAGTACCATAAGAGGCACAAAGTGTGTGAGTACCATGCAAAGGCTCAGGTTGTCGTTGTTGCCGGAGTTGGTCAGCGTTTTTGCCAGCAATGTAGCAG GTTTCATGAGCTGTCAGAATTTGATGAAACAAAGAGAAGCTGCCGTAGGAGACTGGCTGGGCATAATGAGCGCAGAAGGAAGAGCTCATCGGATTCTCAGGGAGAAGGCGGTGGTTCATCTTCCCGGAAAGGAAGTACAGCAGCTGGGGGTAGTAAAGACCTTTGTGGGAAGGTTCAGATAAGCTCTATGCAAGAAAATGCCACTACTTTCAAACACTTCCAGATCAGATGA
- the LOC108225523 gene encoding ADP,ATP carrier protein — protein sequence MNTADSEDSTVFSGPRNKRQNLSITALMSKMADRTTHPSVFQKIQGQSYLFSPVSPSMQSRNAALHRPADRYVNGLLKAPFCLENRSIYQQLAAPLSPVFVNAPSEKSLSGFVVDFLMGGVSAAVSKTAAAPIERVKLLIQNQSEMIKAGRLSEPYKGISDCFARTVKDEGVVSLWRGNTANVIRYFPTQALNFAFKDYFKSLFNFKKDESYWKWFAGNLASGGAAGASSLLFVYSLDYARTRLANDAKAAKKGGERQFNGLVDVYKKTLKSDGVAGLYRGFTISCLGIIVYRGLYFGLYDSIKPVVLVGELQDSFLASFLLGWGITIGAGLASYPLDTVRRRMMMTSGEAVKYKSSMDALKQILKNEGYKSLFKGAGANILRAVAGAGALAGYDKLQHIVLGKKYG from the exons ATGAACACAGCAGACAGTGAAGATTCTACAGTCTTCTCCGGTCCTCGAAATAAACGCCAAAACTTGTCG ATTACTGCCTTGATGTCAAAAATGGCGGACCGAACAACACACCCATCTGTCTTTCAGAAGATTCAGGGACAATCTTACTTGTTCTCTCCAGTTTCCCCCAGCATGCAGTCCAGAAATGCTGCTCTGCACAGACCGGCTGATAGATATGTGAATGGACTTCTAAAAGCTCCATTTTGCTTAGAAAACAGAAGTATTTACCAACAACTTGCTGCACCACTGTCTCCAGTTTTTGTAAACGCTCCCTCGGAGAAATCTTTAAGTGGATTTGTGGTGGATTTCCTCATGGGAGGAGTCTCTGCTGCTGTATCTAAGACAGCTGCTGCTCCAATCGAGCGTGTCAAACTTCTGATTCAGAATCAGAGTGAGATGATTAAAGCTGGTCGGCTATCTGAACCATATAAAGGAATTTCTGATTGCTTTGCCAGGACTGTAAAGGATGAAGGTGTTGTTTCTCTCTGGAGAGGCAACACTGCTAATGTTATCAGATACTTCCCCACCCAG GCCCTAAACTTTGCTTTCAAGGATTACTTTAAGAGCCTGTTTAATTTTAAGAAGGACGAGAGTTACTGGAAATGGTTTGCTGGAAACTTGGCATCAGGTGGTGCTGCTGGTGCTTCATctcttttatttgtttattcgCTGGATTATGCCCGAACACGATTGGCTAATGACGCAAAGGCTGCTAAAAAAGGCGGGGAAAGGCAATTTAATGGTTTGGTCGACGTTTACAAGAAGACTTTGAAGTCTGATGGTGTAGCGGGGCTCTATCGTGGATTCACCATTTCATGCTTGGGAATCATAGTGTATCGCGGGCTCTACTTTGGGCTGTATGATTCGATAAAACCTGTGGTATTGGTTGGTGAGTTGCAG GATAGTTTCCTGGCAAGTTTCTTACTGGGATGGGGAATCACCATCGGTGCTGGATTGGCTTCTTACCCTCTTGATACGGTACggagaaggatgatgatgaccTCAGGAGAGGCAGTCAAATACAAGAGCTCAATGGATGCACTGAAACAGATTCTTAAGAATGAAGGATACAAGTCCCTCTTCAAAGGTGCTGGGGCAAACATCCTCCGTGCGGTCGCAGGTGCTGGTGCCCTTGCAGGGTACGACAAGTTGCAGCATATAGTGTTGGGAAAGAAATATGGATGA
- the LOC108226549 gene encoding uncharacterized protein LOC108226549 gives MECLADMARAKGTKPISIKACSEPTNHIRSSENRNIYEKLGQQEREITDKLQTLKLNQAKLHKKRKSISWYGHGYYPSSTKEDIDRKLWVIRDLKQSLPEPTDSKKPGHRKNTHLCSPEEILLNEQLVKLHKGRLHGSMNLVEERLLLQKIEKAREEKEKICSDAVPAKQAPYIFMYLHNYKRLMNTSRGYTNQYSEEAIRHCIKVLSNQVEELRMKKMRYEAYRNRLVLEQAATEEEIRIFERKLENIKQKKVELASKSQAI, from the exons ATGGAATGCTTGGCTGACATGGCAAGAGCCAAAGGGACAAAGCCTATAAGCATCAAAGCTTGTTCAGAACCCACTAACCATATCAGAAGCTCAGAAAACCGGAACATCTATGAAAAACTTGGGCAACAGGAACGGGAGATCACCGACAAGTTACAAACATTGAAG CTCAATCAAGCCAAGCTACACAAGAAACGGAAGTCCATCAGCTGGTATGGCCACGGATATTATCCGTCTAGCACAAAAGAAGACATTGACCGGAAATTGTGGGTGATAAGGGATCTAAAACAATCTCTTCCCGAGCCAACGGATTCAAAGAAACCAGGCCACAGAAAAAATACCCACCTCTGTTCCCCAGAAGAAATCCTACTCAATGAACAG CTTGTGAAGCTACATAAAGGGAGACTTCATGGAAGTATGAATTTAGTCGAGGAGAGGCTGCTTCTTCAGAAAATTGAGAAGGCCagagaagagaaagaaaagatcTGCAGTGATGCCGTTCCAGCGAAACAAGCACCTTATATATTCATGTACCTACATAACTATAAAAGGCTAATGAACACGTCCCGGGGGTATACTAATCAGTACTCAGAAGAAGCTATTAGGCATTGCATAAAG GTTTTATCCAATCAAGTGGAAgagctgagaatgaagaaaaTGAGATATGAAGCGTATAGAAATCGTTTGGTTCTTGAACAAGCCGCTACAGAAGAGGAGATAAGGATTTTTGAGAGAAAGCTGGAGAACATTAAGCAAAAGAAGGTCGAATTAGCTTCCAAATCCCAAGCTATATAA
- the LOC108225056 gene encoding mitotic checkpoint serine/threonine-protein kinase BUB1, producing the protein MTAVSDAPVDSTADPLFPWLRSIEKTLINLKSNADADDSQLYQLASDCVHTFKNDIRYQNDVRFLKIWFLYMDGSSDFKSVFREMQQCNICVHNSVLYESYALFLEVKGMLREAHSVYQLGISRNAEPIERLKKRLALFYERMTAIVNACSDKKINSSVMLKSGETINPWSISTITDLLQKMKASISKYKGYHSISKAYPGKVALSTLAKSIRNKVIIDIGGKKYQIIGCAGQGGFAQVFKAYVNSNPEDVVALKIQKPAFPWEFYMYRQLDMRILGRERSSFGFVHKLHLYSDYSILVSNYLSHGTLQDAINSNVVIGGSMAEVLCIYYTIELLSMLEALHASRIVHGDFKPDNLLIRYARDELTENDFHGRTGPWEDQGLCLVDWGRGIDLSLFPEKTKFTGDCRTSGFRCIEMQENKPWTFQANTYGLCVIVHMMLHNSYMETEKKMSSSGSYINLPKAPFKRYWQIDLWKNLFSELLNISPDHDHIESLRSIRKSFQDYMCSKPQRIKDLKQSLVKQRQSMCSA; encoded by the exons ATGACCGCCGTTTCCGATGCTCCGGTCGATTCCACCGCCGATCCTCTTTTCCCCTGGCTCCG GTCAAttgaaaaaacactaattaatCTCAAATCAAACGCCGACGCCGATGATTCGCAACTTTATCAGCTTGCATCTGACTGTGTTCACACTTTCAAGAACGATATTCGCTACCAAAACGACGTCAGATTCCTCAAAATTTGGTTTCTCTAT ATGGATGGCAGTTCGGATTTTAAGAGTGTTTTTAGAGAAATGCAGCAATGCAATATTTGTGTACACAATTCAGTGCTTTACGAGTCGTATGCGTTGTTTCTTGAAGTGAAGGGGATGTTGCGTGAAGCTCATTCTGTTTATCAATTAGGCATTTCCAG GAATGCTGAGCCTATAGAGAGGTTGAAGAAAAGACTGGCCTTATTCTATGAGAGAATGACGGCAATTGTGAATGCTTGTTCAGATAAGAAG ATAAATTCCAGTGTTATGTTGAAGAGCGGAGAAACTATCAATCCATGGTCGATTAGTACCATCACAGATTTATTGCAAAAAATGAAGGCTAGTATCTCAAAATACAAG GGATACCATTCGATTTCTAAAGCATATCCAGGGAAAGTGGCATTATCTACACTGGCAAAGTCAATTAGGAATAAGGTTATTATTGATATAG GTGGCAAGAAGTATCAGATCATAGGTTGTGCTGGTCAGGGTGGATTTGCACAAGTATTCAAAGCATATGTCAATAGTAATCCCGAAGATGTTGTTGCCTTGAag ATACAAAAGCCAGCTTTTCCTTGGGAGTTTTACATGTATCGGCAACTTGATATGAGGATTCTTGGCAGAGAA AGGTCGAGCTTTGGATTTGTGCACAAATTGCATCTCTATTCTGATTATAGTATACTTGTCTCTAATTATCTCTCACACGGAACGCTTCAG GATGCAATAAATTCGAACGTGGTAATTGGAGGAAGCATGGCGGAAGTCCTATGTATTTATTACACCATTGAGCTTCTTTCCATGCTGGAAGCATTGCATGCATCTAGGATTGTTCATGGTGATTTCAAGCCTGATAACTTACTTATTCGATATGCAAG GGATGAGCTCACAGAAAATGATTTTCATGGTCGTACTGGCCCTTGGGAGGATCAG GGACTTTGCTTAGTGGACTGGGGTAGGGGAATAGACTTGAGTCTCTTTCCTGAGAAGACAAAATTCACGGGAGACTGTCGAACCTCTGGATTTCGCTGCATTGAGATGCAAGAAAATAAGCCATGGACATTTCAGGCAA ATACCTACGGTCTCTGTGTTATTGTCCATATGATGCTTCACAACTCATATATGGAAACTGAAAAGAAGATGTCATCTAGTGGAAGCTATATTAATCTACCGAAAGCACCTTTCAAGAG ATATTGGCAAATTGACCTTTGGAAGAACCTTTTCTCGGAGCTGCTTAACATTAGTCCTGACCATGATCACATTGAGTCATTACGGAGCATAAGAAAGTCATTTCAGGATTATATGTGCTCAAAACCACAGCGGATAAAAGATCTAAAGCAGTCACTTGTGAAACAAAGACAATCCATGTGTTCAGCTTAG
- the LOC108226497 gene encoding transcription factor bHLH162-like, which produces MESTSLYNPASSAPKMERKYIEKNRRCQMKTLYFKLGSLLPRQHCKEGSALPDKIDEAVKYIQSLQLELEKLKDNKDKLMSRKREHSCITDDTMSPIKKSRSPHLEIQEMGPDMDMVLVNGYDSFINFNEIIHVLHQQGAEVVQASFSSTGNSVFHILHPKFAGPTWRYEATANISTRLNELIYGTSPSYLELESNLDIWDFEIIDF; this is translated from the exons CTTCTTCGGCACCAAAGATGGAACGGAAATACATAGAGAAGAACAGGAGGTGTCAGATGAAGACTCTTTACTTCAAGCTCGGCTCTCTCCTCCCTCGTCAACACTGCAAG GAGGGATCGGCACTGCCGGATAAGATAGATGAAGCAGTGAAATACATTCAAAGCTTACAGTTAGAGCTAGAGAAACTAAAAGACAACAAGGACAAGTTGATGAGTAGGAAAAGAGAGCATTCTTGCATAACAGATGATACTATGTCACctataaaaaaatcaagatctcCTCACTTGGAAATTCAAGAAATGGGACCTGACATGGACATGGTTTTAGTAAACGGCTATGATTCATTTATTAATTTCAATGAGATAATACATGTGCTTCATCAACAAGGTGCTGAGGTTGTGCAGGCCAGTTTTTCCAGCACTGGGAATTCAGTCTTCCACATTTTGCATCCAAAG TTTGCGGGCCCCACGTGGCGTTATGAAGCTACTGCAAATATTTCGACTAGATTGAACGAGCTGATTTATGGAACATCTCCCAGCTACTTGGAACTAGAATCAAACCTGGATATATGGGATTTCGAAATTATAGATTTTTAG
- the LOC108226945 gene encoding leucine-rich repeat extensin-like protein 4 yields MANSFIPSITTPALILLLLHFSSLINLSAKHGHPHHSHGHSFVTNHKLQQAYISLQAWKRVIYSDPNNFTSNWIGPNVCNYHGIYCSFLPNSTSIQVVAGIDLNHGDIAGFLPNELGLLSDLALIHLNSNRFCGILPLSLSNLTLLYELDLSNNRFVGVFPSVVLSLPSLRFLDLRFNEFEGPLPSQIFGRNFDAIFVNNNRLTSVIPSNVSVSTASVVVFANNNLGGCIPPSIASLANTLEELVLINTNISGCLTPEVGFLYKLRVLDLSYNKLIGPIPYTLSGLEHLEQLNLAHNMMSENVPEGICVLPSLANFTLSYNFFSEEEGVCRNLTSKGVVLDDRRNCLKDKPLQRSKKDCDPVVEHPVDCFELHCGDF; encoded by the coding sequence ATGGCCAACTCTTTTATTCCTTCAATAACAACCCCTGCCTTAATTCTTTTGCTCCTTCACTTCTCTTCACTCATCAATCTGTCTGCAAAACATGGTCACCCTCATCATAGTCATGGCCATTCATTTGTAACAAATCACAAGCTCCAACAAGCTTATATAAGCCTTCAAGCATGGAAACGAGTAATATACTCAGATCCAAATAACTTCACGTCGAACTGGATTGGCCCCAATGTGTGTAACTACCATGGAATATACTGTTCTTTTCTTCCCAACAGCACCAGTATCCAAGTTGTGGCCGGCATTGATCTCAACCATGGTGACATAGCCGGATTCCTTCCCAATGAGCTCGGGTTGCTCTCTGACCTCGCTCTTATTCACTTAAACAGCAATCGTTTCTGTGGCATCCTCCCATTATCTTTATCTAATTTAACGCTACTGTATGAGCTTGACCTCAGTAACAACAGATTTGTCGGGGTTTTCCCTTCTGTTGTCCTTTCTCTACCTAGCTTAAGATTTCTTGATCTTCGTTTCAACGAGTTTGAAGGGCCACTGCCATCTCAAATCTTTGGCAGAAATTTCGATGCCATATTTGTGAATAACAATCGGTTAACTTCTGTGATCCCCTCAAATGTCAGCGTCAGCACAGCTTCTGTTGTTGTGTTTGCTAATAACAACTTGGGAGGGTGCATTCCACCAAGCATTGCCAGCTTAGCTAATACTTTAGAGGAACTGGTACTGATAAACACAAATATATCAGGGTGCTTAACACCTGAAGTTGGGTTTCTTTATAAACTCAGAGTATTAGACTTGAGCTATAACAAGTTAATTGGTCCTATTCCTTACACACTCTCCGGATTAGAGCACTTGGAGCAGCTAAACTTGGCACATAACATGATGAGTGAAAATGTGCCAGAAGGGATATGTGTTCTGCCTAGTCTTGCTAATTTCACACTTTCATACAACTTTTTCTCTGAAGAGGAAGGAGTTTGCAGGAACTTGACTTCGAAAGGAGTGGTTCTTGATGATCGTAGAAACTGTTTGAAAGACAAACCTCTTCAGAGAAGTAAGAAGGATTGTGATCCAGTGGTTGAGCATCCTGTTGATTGCTTTGAGCTTCACTGTGGCGATTTCTAG